One segment of Amycolatopsis alba DSM 44262 DNA contains the following:
- a CDS encoding right-handed parallel beta-helix repeat-containing protein, producing MSPGRISRSAGRRTLCVALSALLLQVAVESPAVASDEPVRGVCDTTVGVPSAPEGAQVVQPGTDLNERTRSSPPGTTFWLAPGTHYLADDQFGQVLPKDGNVYLGAPGAVLDGRRLNRAAFTTAARDVVIRGLTIRGFLGQTDQGVVNHDSGERWTIEGNVIEDNDGAAMMTGSGQRVIGNCLRNNGQYGINAYRAGGGLAGLVIEGNEITGNNTGDWETKIPGCGCSGGAKFWAVNGADIVGNWVHHNHGVGLWADTNNNDFLIQDNKIEDNASEGLFYEISYNLELVGNTFRRNALVQGRNRAAKGDSFPVAAVYISESGGEPRLPARTSQIDIRGNLFSDNWSGITLWENADRFCNSPANTSSLSCTALVSPTSTCSDPGIATEPLYSDCRWKTQRVSVHDNTFEFDSTLEGCLERCGRMAVLSNYGTFPAWSPYRGNVISEAITFRQENRWYDNQYYGPWTFVTQDASRRLTAAQWQAEPYRQDACSGFEAPATC from the coding sequence ATGAGTCCAGGGAGAATATCTCGCTCGGCAGGCAGACGGACGCTCTGCGTCGCACTGTCGGCATTACTGCTCCAGGTCGCCGTTGAAAGCCCAGCGGTGGCATCCGACGAGCCGGTACGAGGGGTGTGCGACACGACCGTCGGTGTCCCCTCCGCGCCGGAAGGCGCCCAGGTCGTCCAACCGGGCACCGATCTGAACGAACGGACCCGGTCCAGCCCGCCGGGTACCACGTTCTGGCTGGCACCGGGCACCCATTACCTGGCCGACGACCAGTTCGGGCAGGTGCTGCCCAAGGACGGCAACGTCTACCTCGGCGCACCCGGTGCCGTGCTCGACGGACGCAGGCTCAACCGCGCGGCGTTCACCACGGCGGCCAGGGATGTGGTCATCCGCGGCCTCACCATCCGCGGCTTTCTCGGCCAGACGGATCAGGGCGTGGTCAACCACGACTCCGGCGAGCGCTGGACCATCGAAGGCAACGTCATCGAGGACAACGACGGCGCCGCGATGATGACCGGATCCGGCCAGCGGGTGATCGGGAACTGCCTGCGGAACAACGGCCAGTACGGCATCAACGCCTACCGCGCCGGCGGCGGGCTGGCCGGCCTGGTGATCGAAGGCAACGAGATCACCGGGAACAACACCGGTGACTGGGAGACGAAGATCCCCGGCTGCGGCTGCAGCGGCGGGGCGAAGTTCTGGGCCGTGAACGGCGCCGACATCGTCGGCAACTGGGTCCACCACAACCACGGTGTCGGGCTCTGGGCCGACACGAACAACAACGACTTCCTCATCCAGGACAACAAGATCGAGGACAACGCCTCCGAGGGACTGTTCTACGAGATCTCCTACAACCTGGAGCTGGTCGGGAACACGTTCCGCCGCAACGCGCTGGTGCAGGGCCGCAACCGGGCCGCCAAGGGCGACAGTTTCCCGGTCGCCGCGGTGTACATCAGCGAGTCCGGCGGAGAGCCGAGACTGCCCGCCCGGACCAGTCAGATCGACATCCGCGGGAACCTGTTCTCGGACAACTGGTCAGGGATCACGCTGTGGGAGAACGCGGACCGGTTCTGCAACAGCCCGGCCAACACGTCGTCGCTCTCCTGCACGGCGCTGGTCTCACCGACGTCCACCTGCTCGGATCCCGGCATCGCGACCGAGCCGCTGTACAGCGACTGCCGATGGAAGACCCAGCGCGTTTCGGTGCACGACAACACGTTCGAGTTCGATTCGACGCTGGAAGGCTGCCTGGAACGCTGCGGCCGGATGGCGGTGCTCTCGAACTACGGGACCTTCCCGGCTTGGTCGCCGTACCGGGGGAACGTGATCTCCGAGGCGATCACCTTCCGGCAGGAGAACCGGTGGTACGACAACCAGTACTACGGGCCATGGACGTTCGTCACCCAGGACGCGTCACGGCGGCTGACGGCGGCACAATGGCAGGCCGAGCCCTACCGGCAGGACGCCTGCAGCGGGTTCGAAGCCCCGGCGACCTGCTGA
- a CDS encoding glutamate-1-semialdehyde 2,1-aminomutase, with product MTRHLPKSMRANERLHAMIPGGAHTYAKGDDQYPENLAPVISHGRGAHVWDVDGNEYIEYGSGLRAVSLGHVHPRVSEAAHREIDRGANFARPSIVEERAAEKFLATVPTAEMVKFAKNGSDATTAAVKLARAATGRPLVAICRDHAFFSIDDWFIGTTAMSSGIPGEITDLTVSFPYGDLPETERLLRENAGRIACLVLEASAQLEPPAGYLVGLRELADRYGCVLIFDEMITGFRWSEAGAQGLYGVTPDLSTFGKALGNGFAVSALAGKRELMELGGLRTGGERVFLLSTTHGAETHSLAAAIAVMETYTEEGIAARLHALGDRLAAGVREVAASAGVGEHVVVRGRASNLVFATLDAEKKPSQDYRTLFLRQLVTGGVLGPSFVVSSALSEEDIDRTVEVVSQACLVYRKALDADDPVPWLGGRSVKPVFRRRV from the coding sequence ATGACCCGTCATCTTCCCAAGTCCATGCGGGCCAACGAGCGCCTCCACGCGATGATCCCCGGCGGCGCGCACACCTACGCCAAGGGAGACGACCAGTACCCGGAGAACCTGGCGCCGGTCATCTCCCACGGGCGGGGCGCGCATGTCTGGGACGTCGACGGGAACGAATACATCGAGTACGGCTCGGGGCTGCGCGCGGTCAGCCTCGGGCACGTGCACCCGCGGGTCAGCGAAGCCGCCCACCGCGAGATCGACCGGGGCGCCAACTTCGCTCGTCCGTCCATTGTGGAGGAACGGGCGGCGGAGAAGTTCCTCGCGACCGTCCCGACCGCCGAGATGGTCAAATTCGCCAAGAACGGCTCGGACGCCACCACGGCCGCGGTCAAGCTCGCCAGGGCGGCCACCGGCAGGCCGCTGGTGGCGATCTGCCGCGACCACGCGTTCTTCTCCATCGACGACTGGTTCATCGGCACCACGGCGATGTCGTCGGGCATCCCCGGCGAGATCACCGATCTCACCGTGTCGTTCCCCTACGGCGACCTCCCGGAGACGGAACGGCTGCTGCGGGAAAACGCGGGCCGGATCGCCTGCCTCGTCCTGGAGGCGTCCGCCCAGCTCGAACCGCCCGCCGGGTACCTCGTCGGCCTGCGGGAACTGGCCGACCGGTACGGCTGCGTCCTGATCTTCGACGAGATGATCACCGGTTTCCGCTGGTCAGAGGCGGGAGCGCAGGGTCTCTACGGGGTCACCCCTGACCTCTCGACGTTCGGCAAGGCGCTCGGCAACGGGTTCGCCGTCTCCGCGCTCGCGGGCAAACGCGAGCTGATGGAGCTCGGCGGCCTGCGCACCGGCGGGGAACGCGTCTTCCTGCTGTCCACCACTCACGGCGCCGAGACGCATTCGCTGGCCGCCGCGATCGCGGTCATGGAGACCTACACCGAAGAAGGCATCGCCGCGCGGCTGCACGCGCTCGGCGACCGGCTCGCCGCCGGGGTCCGCGAAGTCGCGGCCTCGGCGGGGGTCGGGGAACACGTCGTCGTGCGCGGCCGGGCGAGCAACCTCGTCTTCGCCACGCTCGACGCCGAGAAGAAACCGTCGCAGGACTACCGCACGCTGTTCCTGCGGCAACTGGTCACGGGAGGGGTCCTCGGGCCGTCGTTCGTGGTCAGCAGCGCGTTGTCCGAAGAAGACATCGACCGGACGGTCGAAGTGGTCTCGCAGGCCTGCCTCGTGTACCGCAAAGCGCTCGACGCGGATGATCCGGTGCCGTGGCTGGGTGGTCGTTCGGTGAAGCCGGTTTTTCGGAGAAGGGTATGA
- a CDS encoding dTDP-4-dehydrorhamnose 3,5-epimerase family protein, which produces MKVIPVPAIAGAYLFEPTPHADERGFFSRTFDADVVRSVGIDPNGFLQDSVSRSRKGVLRGMHLRSGLGEAKLVRCSWGAVFDVVVDLRPDSPTYLGKETFDLSGETQVSLYIPAGCAHGFQALTEYADVSYRIDRTHDASEDVAIAYDDPELAIPWPLPAAFVSERDRQALPLSAVLQNTR; this is translated from the coding sequence ATGAAGGTGATCCCGGTGCCCGCCATCGCGGGCGCGTACCTGTTCGAGCCGACCCCGCACGCCGACGAGCGCGGCTTCTTCAGCCGCACGTTCGACGCCGACGTCGTCCGGTCCGTCGGGATCGACCCGAACGGGTTCCTCCAGGACAGTGTTTCCCGCTCCCGCAAGGGAGTGCTGCGCGGGATGCATCTCCGCTCGGGTCTCGGCGAAGCGAAACTGGTCCGGTGCTCGTGGGGCGCCGTCTTCGACGTCGTCGTCGACCTGAGGCCGGATTCGCCGACGTACCTGGGCAAGGAGACGTTCGACCTGTCCGGGGAGACGCAGGTCTCGCTGTACATCCCGGCGGGCTGCGCGCACGGGTTCCAGGCGCTCACCGAGTACGCCGACGTCTCCTACCGGATCGACCGCACGCACGACGCGAGCGAAGACGTCGCGATCGCCTACGACGACCCGGAACTGGCGATCCCCTGGCCGCTTCCGGCGGCCTTCGTCTCGGAACGGGACCGCCAGGCCCTCCCCCTTTCCGCGGTCCTACAGAACACGAGGTGA
- a CDS encoding polysaccharide pyruvyl transferase family protein, with the protein MTPPARIGLFGLLGSGNLGNDGSFEAVLGFLRTDHPDAAISVMCGGPEIVASRYGLETTALNWYEGEYRTVSGPLSVVLKGFGKLVDAFRTAAWVRRHDVVIVPGMGVLESTLPLRPWGFPYALLLLSASGRLVGTKVALVSVGASVSSQRATRSVIGWAGRLASFRSYRDEPSRDAMREMGVDVTNDRVYPDLAFALPAPSEPVLPRSVGVGVMAYHGGNEDRARAADIYESYVDNITRFVAGLVSDGRPVRLFIGDRADRQVVDEIMRELDSPLITAADTSTLDDVLRAMSAVETVVATRYHNVLCALKLAKPTLSIGYANKNKVLMTTLGLGEFCQSAKEIDFDALVRQFAELESRAAELSEIVAKRGAKQVRLLDEQFAELSAAFLPMGVR; encoded by the coding sequence TTGACCCCGCCCGCGAGGATCGGGCTGTTCGGCCTCCTCGGATCGGGGAACCTCGGCAACGACGGTTCCTTCGAGGCGGTCCTCGGGTTCTTGCGCACGGACCATCCGGACGCCGCCATCAGCGTGATGTGCGGCGGACCGGAAATCGTCGCGTCGCGCTACGGGCTCGAGACGACCGCGTTGAACTGGTACGAGGGCGAGTACCGGACGGTCTCGGGACCGTTGTCCGTCGTGCTGAAGGGCTTCGGCAAACTCGTCGACGCCTTCCGCACGGCGGCTTGGGTACGACGTCACGACGTGGTGATCGTGCCGGGAATGGGTGTCCTGGAATCCACCCTTCCCTTGCGTCCCTGGGGTTTCCCGTACGCGTTGCTGCTGCTCTCGGCGTCCGGCCGTCTGGTCGGGACCAAGGTGGCGCTGGTGAGCGTCGGTGCCAGCGTGAGCTCGCAGCGGGCCACCCGGTCGGTCATCGGCTGGGCCGGGCGGCTGGCGTCGTTCCGGTCCTACCGGGACGAGCCGTCGCGGGACGCGATGCGCGAAATGGGGGTCGACGTCACGAACGACCGCGTCTACCCCGACCTCGCCTTCGCCCTCCCGGCACCCTCGGAACCGGTGCTGCCCCGCTCCGTCGGGGTCGGGGTGATGGCCTACCACGGCGGGAACGAGGACAGGGCGCGCGCCGCGGACATCTATGAGTCCTATGTGGACAACATAACACGGTTCGTCGCCGGACTGGTCTCGGATGGCCGTCCGGTGCGGCTGTTCATCGGCGACCGGGCCGACCGCCAGGTCGTCGACGAGATCATGCGGGAACTGGATTCCCCGCTGATCACCGCCGCCGACACGTCCACTTTGGACGACGTGCTGCGGGCGATGTCGGCCGTCGAGACCGTCGTCGCGACCCGCTACCACAACGTCCTGTGCGCGCTGAAACTGGCGAAACCGACGTTGTCCATCGGGTACGCGAACAAGAACAAGGTCCTCATGACCACACTGGGACTGGGGGAATTCTGCCAGTCGGCCAAGGAGATCGACTTCGACGCGCTGGTGCGCCAGTTCGCCGAACTGGAGTCCCGCGCCGCCGAACTGAGCGAGATCGTGGCGAAACGAGGCGCGAAGCAGGTGCGGCTACTGGACGAGCAGTTCGCCGAACTGTCGGCCGCCTTCCTGCCGATGGGAGTCCGATGA
- a CDS encoding glycosyltransferase family 2 protein produces MSTAPRLSIGLPVYNGEDYLAESLDALLGQSFGDFELIISDNASTDRTEEISRDYAKLDSRVRYVRQPVNVGCSPNHNYCVDVARGELFKWASDDDLYARDLLERCVAALDEHPEFVLSHSWTAMIDEKGVVTQALEYPLNTVSPHAAERFRSTLFAPGGDDDGAVIRTEVLRRVAPLDSYHHADRTIISELALHGPFHQVPDWLYFRRDHPGRSEHEHPTVRRRATNLDPKRADKLRHPMIRLLGEYVLGYVNAIRNAPISGAEKRECFRYLRQWALNRAGNPAMGRMPVQAEAETGPREVSVVSVVAGQEGRVP; encoded by the coding sequence ATGAGCACCGCTCCTCGGCTGAGCATCGGGCTCCCGGTCTACAACGGCGAGGACTACCTCGCCGAATCGCTGGACGCACTCCTCGGCCAAAGCTTCGGCGACTTCGAGCTGATCATCTCGGACAACGCGTCCACCGATCGCACCGAAGAGATCAGCCGTGACTACGCGAAGCTGGACTCCCGCGTCCGGTACGTGCGCCAGCCGGTGAACGTCGGCTGCTCGCCCAACCACAACTACTGCGTCGACGTCGCCCGCGGCGAACTGTTCAAGTGGGCCTCGGACGACGACCTGTACGCACGCGACCTGCTGGAGCGCTGCGTCGCGGCGCTCGACGAACACCCCGAGTTCGTCCTCTCGCATTCGTGGACGGCGATGATCGACGAGAAGGGCGTCGTCACGCAGGCGCTGGAGTACCCGCTCAACACGGTCTCGCCGCACGCCGCGGAACGCTTCCGCAGCACGCTGTTCGCCCCCGGCGGGGACGACGACGGCGCGGTCATCCGCACCGAGGTGCTGCGCCGCGTCGCGCCGCTGGACAGCTACCACCACGCCGACCGCACGATCATCTCGGAACTGGCCCTGCACGGCCCGTTCCACCAGGTGCCCGACTGGCTGTACTTCCGGCGCGACCACCCCGGCCGTTCCGAGCACGAGCACCCGACCGTGCGACGGCGTGCCACCAATCTCGACCCGAAGCGGGCCGACAAGCTGCGCCACCCGATGATCCGGCTGCTCGGCGAGTACGTCCTGGGGTACGTCAACGCGATCCGCAACGCGCCGATCTCCGGCGCCGAGAAGCGCGAATGCTTCCGCTACCTGCGGCAATGGGCGCTGAACCGGGCGGGGAACCCGGCCATGGGCCGGATGCCGGTGCAGGCCGAAGCCGAAACCGGCCCGCGTGAGGTCTCCGTCGTCTCAGTCGTCGCCGGCCAGGAGGGACGAGTCCCTTGA
- a CDS encoding membrane protein encodes MRSLLRSQAIRAMAGRLSWGLGDQAVSSITNFVVGLYVARSLGTFAFGMFSLAWVSYGVVLNLSRGLTTDPLMVRFSGVSTESWRAATARATGTALTAGVLSGMISVAAGLIVGDTTGGAFVALGVVIPTLLLQDAWRFAFFAAGHGKKAFLNDVVWGIALIPALFIAHHTSDTVVAFILAWGLSGAVAAGFGCLQSGVRPDPRGTLDWIKAHRDLGARYVIENVSNSGSSQLRMYGLGAIAGIASVGAVRGAELLLGPFFALLMGLSLVTVAESARVLQRAPHRFRKFCAVLGAGQAAAALLWGLALLLVPHDAGRFVLGDVWDPASKLILPVTIGIAAAGFNTGAAAGLRALGAAKRSLRAQLINSAGYVGFGLIGAFLAGASGSAWGVALAITSGSAVWWLQLHIAFREHKTSEKEEMRTS; translated from the coding sequence ATGCGATCACTTCTGCGTTCCCAAGCCATCCGGGCGATGGCCGGACGACTCAGCTGGGGCCTCGGCGACCAGGCCGTCTCGAGCATCACCAACTTCGTGGTCGGCCTCTACGTCGCGCGTTCCCTCGGCACGTTCGCGTTCGGCATGTTCAGCCTCGCCTGGGTCAGCTACGGCGTGGTGCTCAACCTTTCACGCGGGCTGACGACGGATCCGCTGATGGTGCGGTTCTCCGGGGTGTCCACCGAATCCTGGCGCGCCGCGACCGCGAGGGCGACCGGGACGGCGCTCACGGCGGGTGTCTTGTCCGGGATGATCAGCGTGGCCGCCGGTCTCATCGTGGGCGACACCACCGGCGGGGCGTTCGTCGCGCTCGGCGTCGTCATCCCCACGCTGCTCTTGCAGGACGCGTGGCGGTTCGCCTTCTTCGCCGCCGGGCACGGGAAGAAGGCGTTCCTCAACGACGTCGTCTGGGGGATCGCGCTGATCCCGGCCTTGTTCATCGCGCACCACACGTCCGACACGGTCGTCGCGTTCATCCTGGCGTGGGGCCTTTCCGGGGCGGTCGCCGCGGGCTTCGGCTGCCTGCAGTCCGGAGTCCGGCCGGATCCGCGCGGCACGCTCGACTGGATCAAGGCGCACCGCGACCTCGGCGCCCGCTACGTGATCGAAAACGTCAGCAACAGCGGCTCGTCGCAGCTGCGGATGTACGGGCTCGGCGCGATCGCCGGGATCGCGAGCGTCGGCGCGGTCCGCGGCGCCGAACTGCTCCTCGGGCCGTTCTTCGCCCTCTTGATGGGACTTTCCCTGGTCACAGTGGCCGAAAGCGCGCGGGTGCTCCAACGGGCCCCGCACCGCTTCCGGAAATTCTGCGCCGTCCTCGGCGCCGGCCAGGCGGCGGCGGCCCTGCTCTGGGGCCTCGCCTTGCTTCTGGTACCCCACGACGCCGGCCGGTTCGTCCTCGGTGACGTCTGGGATCCCGCTTCGAAACTGATCCTCCCGGTGACCATCGGTATCGCCGCGGCGGGATTCAACACCGGAGCGGCCGCCGGACTGCGTGCGCTCGGCGCTGCGAAACGGAGCCTTCGCGCCCAGCTGATCAACTCCGCCGGCTATGTCGGCTTCGGGCTCATTGGCGCCTTCTTGGCCGGGGCGTCCGGATCCGCTTGGGGGGTCGCGTTGGCGATCACCAGCGGTTCAGCGGTGTGGTGGCTCCAGCTGCACATCGCCTTCAGAGAACACAAGACTTCGGAGAAGGAAGAAATGAGGACGTCATGA
- a CDS encoding DUF4910 domain-containing protein, whose product MTGDGTREPAPAEGPAIAVAGRVGRNRDTDDQAAPCRRRSRTRVHQTAQSYRGLETSADLRKLVERLYPLCRSITGDGVRRTLEIVGEHIPLEIHEVPTGTQVLDWTVPQEWNIRDAYVKDASGRRVVDFGESNLHVVGYSVPVSRKMPLSELREHLHTLPDQPSWVPYRTSYYAPTWGFCLAQETLDAMPDGEYEVCIDSTLADGSLTYAEHVVPGEVTDEVIISCHTCHPSLANDNVAGIAIAAAFAQTLEKPHYTYRFLFMPGTIGAITWLARNNERVGRIKAGLVLACAGDPGSLTYKRSRRGDAEIDRVLAYVLADRAHEIVDFSPYGYDERQFCSPGFNLGVGSLTRTPYAGYPEYHTSADNLDFVSTEAMEETLQTLKDTYAVLDRNRSYVNLSPYGEPQLGKRGLYGSLGGRSDAKQAQMAMLWVLNLSDGEHSLLDVAERSGLPFDSVVAAAQALHDAGLLKD is encoded by the coding sequence ATGACAGGCGACGGAACGCGTGAACCCGCCCCGGCCGAAGGCCCCGCTATCGCGGTGGCAGGGCGCGTTGGCCGCAACCGTGACACGGATGACCAGGCGGCGCCCTGCCGACGTCGATCGCGGACGCGGGTTCACCAAACGGCACAGTCGTACCGGGGCCTCGAGACGAGCGCCGACCTGCGAAAGCTGGTCGAGCGCTTGTACCCGTTGTGCCGCAGCATCACCGGCGACGGCGTCCGCCGCACGCTGGAGATCGTCGGCGAGCACATCCCGTTGGAGATCCACGAGGTCCCCACCGGCACCCAGGTATTGGACTGGACGGTGCCGCAGGAATGGAACATCCGCGACGCGTACGTCAAGGACGCCTCCGGCCGCCGCGTGGTCGACTTCGGTGAGTCGAATCTGCACGTCGTCGGCTACAGCGTCCCGGTGTCGCGGAAGATGCCGCTCTCCGAGCTGCGCGAACATCTCCACACCCTGCCCGACCAGCCGTCCTGGGTGCCGTACCGGACCAGCTACTACGCACCGACCTGGGGTTTCTGCCTGGCGCAGGAAACCCTCGACGCGATGCCGGACGGCGAGTACGAGGTCTGCATCGACTCGACGCTGGCCGACGGGAGCCTCACCTACGCAGAGCACGTCGTGCCGGGCGAGGTCACCGACGAGGTGATCATCTCCTGTCACACGTGTCATCCGTCGCTGGCGAACGACAACGTCGCCGGGATCGCGATCGCCGCCGCGTTCGCGCAGACGCTCGAAAAGCCCCACTACACGTACCGGTTTCTGTTCATGCCGGGCACGATCGGCGCCATCACCTGGCTCGCGCGCAACAACGAACGCGTCGGCCGGATCAAGGCCGGGCTCGTGCTGGCGTGCGCCGGTGACCCTGGATCGCTGACGTACAAGCGAAGCCGCCGGGGCGACGCCGAGATCGACCGCGTACTCGCGTACGTCCTGGCCGATCGCGCGCACGAGATCGTGGACTTCTCGCCGTACGGCTACGACGAGCGCCAGTTCTGCTCCCCCGGCTTCAACCTGGGTGTCGGCTCGCTGACGAGGACGCCGTACGCGGGTTATCCCGAGTACCACACCTCGGCCGACAACCTCGATTTCGTCTCCACCGAGGCCATGGAGGAAACCCTCCAGACCCTGAAGGACACGTACGCCGTCCTCGACCGCAACCGCAGCTACGTCAACCTCAGTCCCTACGGCGAGCCGCAACTCGGCAAGCGCGGACTGTACGGCTCGCTCGGCGGGCGAAGCGACGCCAAACAAGCCCAGATGGCGATGCTCTGGGTGCTCAACCTCTCGGACGGCGAGCACAGCCTGCTCGACGTCGCCGAGCGGTCCGGGCTGCCGTTCGATTCCGTCGTCGCCGCCGCTCAGGCGCTGCACGACGCCGGATTGCTCAAGGATTAG
- a CDS encoding NAD-dependent epimerase/dehydratase family protein — MRVLLTGHKGYLGTVMAPVLAAEGHEVIGLDSGLYDTCVLGPQPEDPEGFEVDLRDVTAEHVAGVDAVIHLGALSNDPLGSLAPELTYDINHHASVKLAKLAKDAGVKRYLYASTCSVYGASGGDGLVDEDAPLRPVTPYAESKVRVEDDVQELADGDFSPVYMRNATAFGFSPRLRGDIVLNNLTAHAHLSGEVLVLSDGTPWRPLVHAKDIARAFAAALVAPKEAVHGKAFNIGTERNNVTVAEIAEEVVEAVPGSTLRITGEAGADPRSYRVDFSRFRAAIPGFDCDWSVKDGALELIDAYKTHGLTEHGFQRLFTRLARLQDRTAAGELDDTLRRR, encoded by the coding sequence ATGCGTGTGCTGCTGACCGGGCACAAGGGTTACCTGGGCACGGTGATGGCCCCGGTGCTGGCCGCCGAAGGCCACGAGGTGATCGGCCTCGACTCCGGTCTCTACGACACCTGCGTGCTGGGCCCCCAGCCCGAAGACCCCGAGGGTTTCGAGGTCGACCTTCGTGACGTCACGGCCGAGCACGTGGCCGGGGTGGACGCCGTGATCCACCTCGGCGCGCTGTCCAACGACCCGCTCGGGTCGCTGGCGCCGGAGCTGACCTACGACATCAACCACCACGCTTCGGTCAAGCTCGCGAAGCTGGCGAAGGACGCCGGGGTCAAGCGGTACCTCTACGCCTCGACGTGTTCGGTCTACGGCGCTTCGGGCGGCGACGGCCTGGTCGACGAGGACGCGCCGCTGCGCCCGGTGACGCCGTACGCCGAGTCGAAGGTGCGGGTGGAGGACGACGTCCAGGAGCTCGCCGACGGCGACTTCAGCCCGGTGTACATGCGCAACGCCACCGCGTTCGGCTTCTCGCCGCGGCTGCGCGGCGACATCGTGCTCAACAACCTCACCGCGCACGCCCACCTCTCCGGCGAGGTGCTGGTGCTCTCCGACGGCACGCCGTGGCGGCCGCTGGTGCACGCCAAGGACATCGCGCGGGCCTTCGCGGCGGCCTTGGTGGCACCCAAGGAGGCCGTGCACGGCAAGGCGTTCAACATCGGCACCGAACGCAACAACGTGACCGTCGCCGAGATCGCCGAAGAGGTCGTCGAGGCCGTCCCCGGCTCCACGCTGCGGATCACCGGCGAAGCGGGCGCGGACCCGCGGTCCTATCGCGTCGATTTCTCCCGGTTCCGCGCGGCGATCCCCGGCTTCGACTGCGACTGGTCGGTCAAGGACGGCGCGCTCGAACTGATCGACGCCTACAAGACCCACGGCCTCACCGAACACGGCTTCCAGCGCCTGTTCACCCGGCTGGCGCGGCTGCAGGACCGCACCGCCGCCGGCGAGCTCGACGACACCCTCCGGCGTCGCTGA
- a CDS encoding PIG-L deacetylase family protein — translation MIGLGTGRIGRIVALGAHCDDIAIGAGGTLLTICADNPGVRVDALVLSGGGTEREAEERAALAAFCPGADVEVTVLKLPDGRFPSHWEEAKNGLEDLRRRTDPDLVLSPRTADAHQDHRGLATLVPTVFRTHLQLEYEIAKWDGDLGKPTAYVPLSPERAEEKVRLLQEHYASQRHRPWYDREAFLGLARIRGIECGQRYAEAFDLKKLTLDLTAKG, via the coding sequence GTGATCGGACTCGGCACCGGCCGGATCGGGCGGATCGTGGCGCTCGGCGCGCATTGTGACGACATCGCCATCGGGGCGGGCGGCACACTGCTGACGATCTGCGCGGACAATCCGGGCGTCCGGGTCGACGCGCTCGTCCTGTCCGGCGGCGGCACCGAACGGGAGGCCGAGGAACGCGCCGCGCTCGCGGCCTTCTGTCCGGGCGCCGACGTCGAGGTCACCGTGCTCAAACTGCCCGACGGCCGGTTCCCGTCGCATTGGGAAGAGGCCAAGAACGGGCTGGAGGACCTGCGCCGCCGCACGGATCCGGACCTCGTCCTGTCCCCGCGCACGGCCGACGCGCATCAGGACCACCGAGGCCTGGCGACGCTGGTGCCGACGGTGTTCCGCACCCATCTCCAGCTGGAGTACGAGATCGCCAAATGGGACGGCGACCTCGGCAAACCCACCGCCTACGTGCCGCTTTCCCCCGAGCGCGCCGAAGAGAAGGTCCGCCTGTTGCAGGAGCATTACGCCTCGCAGCGGCACCGGCCTTGGTACGACCGGGAAGCCTTCCTCGGCCTCGCCCGCATTCGCGGTATCGAATGCGGGCAGCGCTATGCCGAGGCCTTCGACCTCAAAAAACTGACGCTCGACCTCACTGCGAAAGGCTGA
- a CDS encoding sugar phosphate nucleotidyltransferase, with translation MKVVLFCGGYGMRMRNGDASDVPKPMAMVGPRPLIWHVMRYYAHFGHTEFVLCLGYGAHHIKEFFLNYQETVSNDFVLRNGKAELLSTDIADWSISFVQTGLESAIGERLRRVRPYLEGDEMFLANYADVLTDAPLPEMIERFKDSDAGASMMVVPPQSSFHCVEMNEDGRIGALTPVSEMPLWENGGYFVLRQEVFDHIPEGGDLVADGCGELAKRGKLLAYPYRGFWKPTDTVKERVQLDDAYAHGDRPWARWEREPAPAVTA, from the coding sequence GTGAAGGTAGTCCTCTTCTGCGGCGGCTACGGCATGCGGATGCGCAACGGTGACGCGTCCGACGTGCCGAAGCCGATGGCCATGGTCGGCCCCAGACCCCTGATCTGGCACGTGATGCGCTATTACGCGCATTTCGGCCACACCGAGTTCGTGCTGTGCCTCGGTTACGGCGCGCACCACATCAAGGAGTTCTTCCTCAATTACCAGGAGACCGTCTCCAACGATTTCGTGCTGCGGAACGGCAAGGCGGAACTGCTGTCGACCGACATCGCGGACTGGTCGATCTCCTTCGTGCAGACCGGTCTCGAATCGGCCATCGGCGAGCGGCTGCGCCGGGTGCGCCCGTATCTCGAAGGCGACGAGATGTTCCTCGCCAACTACGCCGACGTCCTCACCGACGCCCCGCTCCCGGAGATGATCGAGCGGTTCAAGGACTCCGACGCCGGCGCGTCGATGATGGTCGTGCCGCCGCAGTCGTCGTTCCACTGCGTCGAGATGAACGAGGACGGCCGGATCGGCGCGCTGACCCCGGTCAGCGAGATGCCGCTGTGGGAGAACGGCGGCTACTTCGTGCTGCGCCAGGAGGTCTTCGACCACATCCCCGAGGGCGGCGACCTGGTCGCCGACGGCTGCGGTGAGCTCGCCAAACGCGGCAAGCTGCTCGCGTACCCGTACCGCGGGTTCTGGAAGCCGACCGACACCGTCAAGGAACGCGTCCAGCTGGACGACGCGTACGCGCACGGAGACCGCCCCTGGGCGCGGTGGGAACGCGAACCCGCGCCGGCGGTCACGGCGTGA